The Herpetosiphonaceae bacterium nucleotide sequence TTATCGCCGATCAGAATGCCTAGCTCGGCGCTACCGTGCGCGTGGTCGATATGCATCAGCGACACCGAGCCGATGATCCGCTGCGTCTCGCGCACGACGATGCCAAACACCACCTGATCGGTCTGCCTGGCAAGGTTGTCGTACCACTCCTGCTCCTGCTCGATCCGAAAGAAGGTGCCAACCATGCCCAGGTAGGCCGTCGTCTCCAGGTCGTTGAACCATGCCGTCATCAGCGGCACGTCCTCTTTGAGCAGGGTAGTTAAGAAAATGCGTGTTCCAGGCACAATCTCAGGCCGAGTCGTGGGTGTCATAGCTGGCTCCTTCATCGCGCCCGGTACGCTTGGGGCGTTCCACAGCGGCTTGCAGATTTATAGACTCCGTCGCAGCGTATGGCATACGCCGCATGAGCACCGCACTGCGCTAGATCGCTTTGTCAAAGGCGATCGATGTGCGGTACTCGCGGAAGCCAGCCGATTCGTAGAGTCGGGTTGCGCCCGTGGGACTATCCGCATCCACGCCAAGCAGCGCCGTATCCAGACCATCCGCCGCGAGTCGCCGCAGGCCAGCCAGCAGCATCGCGCGGCCCAATCCAAGCTTGCGATACCCCCGGCGCGTGCCCAGCAGCGAGATCAAGCCTTCGTGGCGGCTTGTGCGCTTGTTCTGCTCAGGGTTGATCAGGCACTTGCAGAACGCCGCAAAGGTGCCATCCGCCGCCACCGCGATCAGGTCATCCTCAGCGCGGTAGTGCGACTCGGTCAGCCAGTGCATGCGCTGCTCGACCGTCAGATCGTGATGGTTCCAGTGGTCGATGAACGACAGGTTGAACATGTCCACCCACGCGGGCACTTCGTGCGGCCCGGCCAGGTGCCGCAGCGTAAAGCCCGCCGGAAACTCCGGCTCCGGCAGCGGCTCGGAGAGCGGGCGCGTCATATCCAGAAAATAGCGTACCGGCCTGAATCCATGCTGCTCCAGCATCGCGATCCGATCGACATTGGTCGAGATCGAGCCGGTCCGCAGCACGACCGTGACGCCGCGCTGCCGCCCAACCTCACGCAGCCGCGCGCTCGCCCAGGTGAATATCTCCGTCTCGACGCCGCAGCCGCGCGCGGCAGGATGCACCCTGAACCACACGTAGCCCGTCAGATCATCGCCGAGCAGCGG carries:
- a CDS encoding GNAT family protein, with product MTPTTRPEIVPGTRIFLTTLLKEDVPLMTAWFNDLETTAYLGMVGTFFRIEQEQEWYDNLARQTDQVVFGIVVRETQRIIGSVSLMHIDHAHGSAELGILIGDKTAWGCGYGSEAVRLMAEYGCFFKNLSSICLWFVAFNERGHRAYRRAGFREVGRWRKSYCIGGERYDRVLMDVTRDELDLSRMSGMVRLLGEHGNAEG
- a CDS encoding GNAT family N-acetyltransferase codes for the protein MATLTMRPYVGEDDLPHIVDLINACEAVDKMDFGTSIAEKREELSDPTLDLVRDVSLWADADGALIGYAQIGIPLLGDDLTGYVWFRVHPAARGCGVETEIFTWASARLREVGRQRGVTVVLRTGSISTNVDRIAMLEQHGFRPVRYFLDMTRPLSEPLPEPEFPAGFTLRHLAGPHEVPAWVDMFNLSFIDHWNHHDLTVEQRMHWLTESHYRAEDDLIAVAADGTFAAFCKCLINPEQNKRTSRHEGLISLLGTRRGYRKLGLGRAMLLAGLRRLAADGLDTALLGVDADSPTGATRLYESAGFREYRTSIAFDKAI